The Cryobacterium roopkundense sequence ACATGCTGATGCCCACAGCGGATGCGTCGACGCTCGACTCGGCGCACGCGCCGCTTCCGCGTGGGGTCACCGTGCTGCGCGACGTCGCCGACGCCGAGCGCGTGCTCGCGGCCGTGCAGGCGGGGGCCAGGATCGTAGTGCTCGGAGCGGGCGTGCTGGGCATGGAGATCGCGCTCGCCGCGGCCCGAGCCGGCAGCCAAACCTGCGTGGTCTACCACGGCGAGATTCCGATGGCCCGCAATCTCGATCGCGGCGGCGGCACGGTGTTGGCGCGCAGCGCCAGGCGCGCGGGGGTCACCATGGTCAATCACTCGCGGGCCGAGAGTGTGCTCTTTCACGTGGACGATGACGGCGTCGAACGCTTTGACGCGCTGATCTGCGCCGACGGCAAGCAGATCCACGGCGATCTGCTGCTGCTTTCCTGCGGCGTCGGGGCGCGCACCGAGCTGGCCGGTCTCGCCGGACTGCCGGTGTCGACCGGAATCCTGGTGGATGGGTCTCTGCAGAGCTGGGCGGATCCGGCCGTCTACGCGATCGGGGATTGCGCGCACCTCGCGCCGAAGCCAGCGGTCGGCGCGTCGAAGAAGCTGCCGTCCGGGGGACCGTCCGGTCTCATCGGCCCGGGATGGCGGCAGGCCGACTGGCTCGCGGCTCGTTTCGCGGCCGAGATCACCGATGCTGCCGTGGGGGCCGCGCTCGCCGCGTCCGCGTCCGCCGTGGTCATGCTCAAGGCCGAGGGCATCGATGTTGTTTCGGTGGGGAACACCGCCGCAGATCCGTGGGATGAGCAGCCGGGTGATCACGTGGGCGGGTGCGCATCCGCTCGCCTGAGCGTGTCGCACTGGGCCGATCCCGAACACGGCCGCTACGTGAAAATGGTCACTCGTGGTGGCATTCTCGAGGGGTTCGTGTGCGTGGGCATGCCGCGCACGGCGGCCGAGCTCACCCTGCTCTTCGAGCGCGGCAGCGAGCTGCCCGCAGACCGCTCTGTGCTGTTGCGCTACGACGGGCCCGATTACGAGCCGGCCGAGGGCAACGCGTTCGCAGCCGATGCCACCGTGTGCTGGTGCAATGGCGTCACAGTCGGTGCGATCACCAAGGCGGCGGTCGCGGGGGAGCCCACGGTGTCGTGTGTCGGCGCGGCGACCCGGGCCGGAACCGGGTGCGGCGGCTGCAAGGGGCGCATCACCGAGGTGCTCGAACACCTGGCGCAGGCGGGCGGCTCGACCGGAATCGGCTCGCAGGAAATCACGGTCTGACTCCCAGCCGATTCCAACGAGATCGAGGGTTACCGCCGAGGCGACTCGGTGGCACAGTGTCGGTCTTGGTCCGCACCGCCCGGTAGACGACCGGGCGCTCACCGCGACCAGCTCGATGGGGCGAAGCCCCGGAATTGGAGTCTGACTCATGGCAACAGGAGAAACCCCGGTGATGGACGCTATCACTGACATCAATGCTGTATCGCTTGCTCGCACGGACCTGGACGCCCGCTCGCTGCTGCTCGTGCGGATCGCCGCGCTCGTTGCCGTAGACGCGCCGATCGCGTCGTACCTGCTGCACGTGGGGCCGGCTTCCGACGTGGGCCTCACGGTCGACGACGTGGAAGATGTTCTCGTGGCGGTGCCGCCCTGCGCTACGGGGACGCTCCACCCAACGAAATCATCAGCGCTACGGACGAGGCAATCGCGAAAGCCGCTCGCGCATGGTTGGCCACGCTCCACCTCTGGTCGAGTGCGTTCCAGGCAGCGGATGATCCGACCGACGCCACCGAAACACGTGAGAGTGCCGTGTTCAATGGAACGTTGCGAACGATGGTGATGCCCACGGCGACAACGGCCAGGGACGCGCCAACGGTTCGCAAGGGGGCTTTCCTGGACGATCGCGCCCGAGGCGAGTTCCGATCCGATCACGGCAACGGATGCCGCTGCGCCGCCGAAGAAGATGGTCATGAAGGGCAGGCGCGCGGCGCTCCTGTTGATGCCCTGCATCGCGTTGACGGCCTGGCCGGCAGGGAGTCTG is a genomic window containing:
- a CDS encoding FAD-dependent oxidoreductase, which translates into the protein MFESDNAIERIVLVGYGPVGARFVEEMLPLVRSGRAALTVVGAEAADAYNRVLIAEYAVGHADRESLEVTDANAARDAGVHIRTGVSVTAINRNRHSVSLSDGTQLPYDRLVLATGARANVPTLDGVKRVRRDMLMPTADASTLDSAHAPLPRGVTVLRDVADAERVLAAVQAGARIVVLGAGVLGMEIALAAARAGSQTCVVYHGEIPMARNLDRGGGTVLARSARRAGVTMVNHSRAESVLFHVDDDGVERFDALICADGKQIHGDLLLLSCGVGARTELAGLAGLPVSTGILVDGSLQSWADPAVYAIGDCAHLAPKPAVGASKKLPSGGPSGLIGPGWRQADWLAARFAAEITDAAVGAALAASASAVVMLKAEGIDVVSVGNTAADPWDEQPGDHVGGCASARLSVSHWADPEHGRYVKMVTRGGILEGFVCVGMPRTAAELTLLFERGSELPADRSVLLRYDGPDYEPAEGNAFAADATVCWCNGVTVGAITKAAVAGEPTVSCVGAATRAGTGCGGCKGRITEVLEHLAQAGGSTGIGSQEITV